In the Archocentrus centrarchus isolate MPI-CPG fArcCen1 chromosome 19, fArcCen1, whole genome shotgun sequence genome, CAGGAGTAGTCTGTCATTTTGGAGCATTCAGTGTATCTTTGCCGGTTATACTTCATCCTTTGTAAGAGACCTTTCTTCACATCTGTCTTTTAGAGGGAGAAAGCGGGTTTTGCTGTGTTAAGGAGCCATAGGTTTCATTTACCTTGCAACCTCCCTCTAGACACAAGCTCCCTCTCTTCCAAGTGGCTGAGAGGTTGCCACGCCAATGGTTGTCATGATGCTGATGTAGCGTCCTGACACTAGTAGTTGTGGAGCTGAAGGAGGTACCGGCGGTGGTGGCGACGACAGTGGtgctggtgaacatccagggatgGGAAGTGCTCCGTATCCAGCCGGTGAGTGGAAGGGGAAGGGGCGAGGCAGCCTGCAGGAGCTGGGCTGCATGCCCTGGAAGGTCAGCAAACAGaaaggtggtggaggaggaggaggggaggcagTGGTgggagcagaggagagaaggtGCAGGGATCCCAGGgaaactcagcagcagcagcaggatctCTCATCGTCCTCTTCCTCACTCACCCCGCCAGCTCCTCCCCAAGCTTCTTTGGCACCTCCGGTCATTTATCATGAGAAGCAGCGGCGGGAGCTGTGTGCACTTCACGCGCTTAATAACGTCTTCCAGGATGGGACAGCCTTCAGTCGGGACACCCTGCAGGAGATCTATCAGAGGTGAGACAGcaggtagacacacacacacacacacacacacacacacacacacacacacacacacacacacacacccagtacTGAGGCAttcataaaatgttttgtaaatgtaGTTGTAAGTGCTGTGTGGATGATCCCTCCTGTCAACTTGTTGCAGGCTCTCTCCCAGCACTATGGTGACACCACACAAGAAGAGCGTGCTGGGAAACGGGAACTATGATGTAAATGTCATCATGGCAGCCCTGCAGACCCGAGGGTTTGAGGCAGTTTGGTGGGATAAAAGAAGGTATGTGGGGCTAGCAAGATAACAGGTCTTAGTATGGAAGCATTATATTTAATCTAGAAAAATTATTGATTTAAtagatttattttcatttccttaTGCTGTAGCTGCAGTTTGTCTTGTGACTTCTGATTGTTTACCAGAAAAGTCAATGGGAGACTAGGGAAGCCCAAACCAAAGAAAAGCAATCACTCTATTGTTGCTTATCTGTAGTTGTTTACACTTGTTCCTCTCTTATCTCACTTGAGTACACATATaatataaatgataaaaaaaaaaaaagaggcacccTGTGTTTTCATCTGCACCCGAGCCACCTCATCAGCTGGGTCTTGAGTGATTTCTGTGATTAGTCAGCGCTTCCTGTACTTGATAAAGTCAGAGACAGTTTTATCAGCATTCCTGCTTCCTTCACTATCAGCCTTATATGACTGTTGACAGCAGCACCAAACACAGACTTGCTTTATCGATAAAACCtattcctgtttttctgttttggagcttcTGCAGCTGCACACTGTTGCTGTTTGATATAACACAGTGGAGAGCTCCCTTTTTTGCATGTAACTAAGGCATTTATATGTTTGCTATTGTCAGCATTGAGCTGTTGGTGTGTTAACCAAAGACTGAGGtgagaaaacaacacaatatgTGGAGTAGCACTTGAGCACTTACGTTTTCTTGATTCCTCGACAAGAGGAAACatgacttctttttcttttttttaattcttggtCATGTTTATGATGTAGCTGTGACCTGAGGCTGTTTTTATAACTCTCCTCACTGGGGATTTTAAGTGCGGTAAACACTTCAAAGccacagatatttttaattatttggatCACAGTGAAAAAAGTTTGCTTAACAGTTCCTTCCCCACAGCTGGACTATttataaatacaatttaattttGGCAgggagcaaaataaaaaaataaaagtccacTTTTGAGAGGGCAAGTGATTGATgagacaacaaactgtgatgctccAGGATGTTCAGGGCCCCTGTTCCACAGAGCAGGtttaacaaactctgagtttaaactCTTGAGTTTTTGGTATCAGAGCGGCTGATCGGAGTTAGATCAGTCAGCTCTGATTATGCTTAGACTAAATTAAacgtgtaattaaaaaaaaaaaaagaaacagctaaCATCAATGGAGCTCTGCTATCAGGATTGGGTAAAGAAAAAGCAGAGCCTCCTTTTTAATCCAGTGGTGACAGAAATATGAACATCTCTCACAGAGAACCATGACCAGACATGCTCACAGCTGACTTCTTGTCCACAGAGGCACAGTGTTAGAACGACGGCGACTACAGACTTTATTCTGAACTGGCAATAAATCGGCGATGTCCAGTGATCTGCATATTTGTCCTTACAGTGACAACAGATCGATTAGAAAGAAGAAATACCGAGCTAACATATTAATGGGATTATAATGTGGTAAACTTAAATTAATGCACTCCAATATGTGCTCAGATTTTGTTGAAGAAACCTACCAGGGTGCGGGTTAGGTTCTTAGTCTATTACTCAGAGTACTCAGGCTCAGAGTTTAAGTTAGCTCTCCTGCTTAGCAGAACAGGGTCCCAGTGTACTTATATCAGTGCACAGGCAACTGTGTTTTGAAATGTGCTCCCATACTGGAGCATAGGTGTGGCAGGCATTTAAGCACTGAAACTTCAAAGCCATTATTTCAGTCTTCTTTTGCCACTTAATGACAGGTTGAATTTTGATGGACGCAAAGTTTGCACGTTTCGCCACACAAACTTCCCTTTTcacgcattaaaaaaaaatgttcgtCACAGTCAACAATCCAAACTGACAAAAGCGCTTTGAAGTGCAGTATGCACGTATATTATATAACCTGTTTGTTTAATTTGAAAATGAACGTGCCTCTCTAGTTTGTTTAAGCTGCTGGCTGCAAGAATGCTTCTGATACTCCCGGCGGTCTCTTGCAATGTCCTGTGCGTAGCTGAATAGCTTTGGTCATGATTGTTACTGTGGACAGTTTATCACAGGGGTTTTTCCTGACTTCCTGACTCAGAATGGACCTTTGTGGAGCGGCTGCACTTGGAAGCACATTTAATCTGAACATAGAAAACGCAGTGAATCTGGGTTACGTTATTTGACAGAAATCTgcacatttttgtattatttctgactttttgtttaaaaaacaagttATATTTTAGGTATTAGAACTTAAACCGCAATCCTTAAATTAATCGtcacattttaaagaaagtgaAAGTTTTCCAGAAGTAAAAGCAGCCTGTCTTTCTCCAGGGATGTAGGCAATATTGAACTGTCCAACGTGGAGGGCTTCATTCTGAACGTACCGTCCAATCTGCGCTGGGGGCCTCTCCGGTTGCCACTTAAGCGGCAACACTGGATAGGTGTCAGAGAGGTGGGAGGAGTCTACTACAACTTGGACTCCAAGCTGCGTAGCCCTCAGCCCATCGGCAATCCGGATGAGCTCAGGTGAGCGCGATTGTGGGGCTGGGGCAGGGGGTGTACATGTGTGCTCACCACAACAGCAGCACTTACAATTGTTTCCCACTTTCATTGTCATAAGGCTTAGAATAACAATAGATGTGCCTGTGGAGAGGATCAACCAAGAAATGTGATTATACTATGTACCACAGCCTagtagtcattcctgttatatTTCTTTGAAGCGTGCTGCC is a window encoding:
- the josd1 gene encoding josephin-1, whose protein sequence is MGSAPYPAGEWKGKGRGSLQELGCMPWKVSKQKGGGGGGGEAVVGAEERRCRDPRETQQQQQDLSSSSSSLTPPAPPQASLAPPVIYHEKQRRELCALHALNNVFQDGTAFSRDTLQEIYQRLSPSTMVTPHKKSVLGNGNYDVNVIMAALQTRGFEAVWWDKRRDVGNIELSNVEGFILNVPSNLRWGPLRLPLKRQHWIGVREVGGVYYNLDSKLRSPQPIGNPDELRKFLRQQLRGKNCELLLVVSEEVEAHQTWRSDG